From Xiphophorus couchianus chromosome 23, X_couchianus-1.0, whole genome shotgun sequence, one genomic window encodes:
- the smyd5 gene encoding protein-lysine N-trimethyltransferase SMYD5, translating into MAAPVDDMFSLCVDPCKVTSSVEVQFIDNIKGKGLFAKRSIKKEETIFIERPLVSSQFLWNSLYKYKACEHCLQSLETAEENARRLSRNPALSLPHPELCRVRPELHQACPQCQVMYCSSECRQAAADQYHRVLCLGPSEEDPDHPINKLKDAWRSVHYPPETSSIMLMAKMVAVVKQAKDKAHWQKLFSHFCSRAANEEEEIAHKLLGEQFRGQLGLLHSLFKEALYDEHLSRWFVPEGFRSLFALVGTNGQGIGTSSLSQWVHACDALELPNQQREQLDSFIDQLYKDIDKETGEFLNCEGSGLYLLQSSCNHSCIPNAEASFPDNNFLLHLNALSDISPGEEICISYLDFCQRDRSRHSRHKILRENYLFVCSCSKCTSQMDELDVTSEEEEGEAEGETEGDEMEDEMTDV; encoded by the exons ATGGCTGCTCCCGTGGATGACATGTTTTCCCTCTGTGTGGACCCGTGTAAAGTCACCAGCAGCGTGGAAGTCCAGTTTATAGACAACATAAAG GGTAAGGGCCTCTTTGCGAAAAGAAGCATCAAGAAGGAAGAAACCATTTTTATTGAGCGGCCTCTGGTTTCTTCGCAGTTCCTGTGGAATTCCTTGTATAAATATAAAG CCTGTGAACACTGCTTACAATCTCTGGAGACTGCAGAAGAAAATGCCCGGAGACTCAGCCGCAATCCCGCTCTCAGCCTTCCCCATCCCGAGCTCTGCCGTGTCCGGCCTGAGCTCCATCAAGCCTGCCCTCAGTGCCAG gtGATGTACTGCAGCAGCGAGTGTCGGCAAGCAGCTGCAGATCAATACCATCGGGTTCTGTGTCTGGGTCCCTCTGAGGAAGATCCAGACCACCCCATCAACAAGCTTAAAGATGCATGGAG GAGCGTGCATTATCCTCCAGAGACGTCCAGCATCATGCTGATGGCCAAAATGGTCGCTGTGGTCAAACAG GCCAAAGATAAAGCACACTGGCAGAAGCTGTTTTCTCACTTCTGCAGCCGGGCGGCgaacgaggaggaggagatcGCCCATAAGCTCCTGGGAGAGCAATTCAGG GGGCAGCTGGGCTTGTTGCACAGCCTTTTTAAGGAAGCACTTTATGATGAGCATCTCAGTCGG TGGTTTGTTCCTGAGGGTTTCCGCTCTCTGTTTGCGTTGGTGGGAACAAATGGCCAGGGCATCGGCACCAG CTCTCTGAGTCAGTGGGTTCATGCCTGTGATGCACTGGAGCTTCCCAACCAGCAGAGGGAGCAACTCGACTCTTTTATTGACCAGTTATACAAGGACATCGACAAAG aGACGGGAGAGTTTCTGAACTGCGAGGGATCTGGACTTTACCTGCTGCAAAGTTCCT GTAACCACAGCTGCATCCCAAACGCAGAAGCGTCCTTCCCCGACAACAATTTCCTGCTTCACCTCAATGCCCTGAGTGACATCAGCCCAGGAGAG GAGATCTGCATCAGTTATTTGGATTTCTGTCAGCGGGACAGAAGCCGACACAGCAGGCACAAGATTCTGAG GGAAAACTACCTGTTTGTCTGCTCGTGTTCAAAGTGCACGTCCCAGATGGACGAGCTGGACGTCACatcggaggaggaggagggagaagcAGAGGGTGAAACAGAAGGGGACGAGATGGAAGATGAGATGACAGATGTTTGA